In Phycisphaerales bacterium AB-hyl4, the genomic window AGTTTCCGCATCGCCCGCCCGCTGGCTGAGGGGTTGCGCAACCCGGTGGTTTGTCGGGACGATCTGGCTCAACAGTTGATGCCGCAGCCGTTGTTGTCGGTGGAGCAGGCGATTTCGTTTGCGGTACAGCGGACGCGCGAGCAACAGGTGCAGACCGTGTGGAGCGGGGCGGGCGTCATCCCCGGCGACCCCGACTGGGCGGGGGGCACGGTGCTGGAAGACCGGCGCGAATACCGTGTCAACGCACCCGCGGATGCGGTATTCAATACCATATGTCGGCTTGGCGGGAGGCAAGGCTACTTCGCCTATGACTTACTTTGGCAGGTGCGCGGCGGCCTGGACCGCCTCGTCGGTGGGCCCGGCTTACGCCGTGGACGGCGCGACCCGCAACAGATCGCTTTTGGTGACGCTTTGGACTTCTGGCGGGTCGTCGACTATCAGCCCGGCCGACAACTGACGCTGCGCGCCGAGATGAAAGTGCCCGGTGAAGCCGTCCTGCAATTCAATGTCGAACACGACGAAGGTGACAACACGCGATGCCTCATGATTCAGACCGCACGCTTTCGGCCGCGCGGCTTGGGTGGCATCGCATACTGGTACGCGCTACTGCCCATGCATGCACTGATCTTCGGCGGGATGCAACGCGGCATCGCACGAGCTGCAATCAGTCAGCTGTAACGCAACAACCGATCGTCGTTGCCGAGTCGGCTCCACCTGTCAATGAGTCGTTCAGCTGGCGGCATAGCTTCGGCCGCGCCAACTCACGGGTTGCCCGATCAGTTTGCGCGAGTATGCGTACCACTGGATGCCAAGCAGCATCATCACGCCGATCGGCCGCAGCAGCAGACTCAGCCACGGATGGCCGAACCGCCACCATGCCAGCGTGTTGCTCGTCACAGCCAGCAGCAGCGCTACGCCCGCCAAGACGACGGTGGCCGACGATCTAAAGTCAGCCGGTACCCCGAAGCCGAACACAATCGCCGCGAAAAGCCAGGGCAGGACATGCCCGCCGAACAGCAGCACGCTCCAGACCCAGATGCCAACGGAGGTGGCGAGCCCTTCTGTCGCGTTCTTGGCGAATCCCTGCCAGACCGCGGCGGGCGAGTCGTACATGCGACATCGGGCGATGTCCTGTGCATCAAAAATATCCGTTGCATGACCCGCCTGTCGGAACGTGCGCGGCAGCATGATGCCGTCGTGCAGTGTGGCGCGGATGGCGGCGTGTCCGCCGACCTGGTGGTAGGTGTTTCGGTCCGCCATAAACATCTGGCCGCAGCCGGCGGCAAAGCCCGGCGACGTGCTCTTGCGCATCCGGTCCAGGGGCAGGTAACCCAGCAGGACAATATGAATCAAAGGTACGACCAGCGCTTCTGCCCACGTCCTGCAAACCTGATAGGGGAACCCGCTGACCAGTGGCGCGTTGGAACGGTCCATGAACGCAACGGTTCGTTCAATCGCATCGGGGGTCAGGCGAATGTCCGCGTCGATCCACATCAGTCGATCGTTTCGAGCATGTCGTGCGAGTACATGGCAGGCATGTTGCTTGCCACACCAGCCGGCGGGCAGTGACGGCGCGCGATGCAGGCGAACGCGTGAGTCATGCGAGGCGATCTCGCTGACCACCTCATCCGTGCCGTCGGTGGAACGATCGTCAAGCACGAGCACTTCCATTTCAACACCTTCATTGGCGAGCACCTCGCGCAGGCAGTCGGCAATCGAATCCGCCTCGTCGCGTGCCGGGATAAGCACGGAGACCGTCGGTTGGCGGTCGGTGTTGCGTTTCGTCTTGGGGGCGCGTTGGAAGTTGGAGAGGTTGACCGCCAGCATCAACGTGGGAATCATCGCCAACACAACCGTCACAATGCCAATCACTGGCCAGATCATCGCGCCTCCTTTGTATCGTTGTCGAAGGATGATCCGCCGTGGGAGGGATCGAAGCGTTGGCCACGCGCCCATGCCTTGCAGCGGCGCCACAAGTCATACACGCCACCGATGCCACGTCGGCCGTCGAGCAGGTTGTCAAACAGCGCAGGATCGCGCGTCTGAGACGCGGTTGCCAAGCGATCCATTGTGCGCTCCAGCCGATGCGCCAATTCCCGCTGCCACTCAGTGACGTCCCATTGCTTGGCAGCCTCGGCTGTATTAATCGGATCACCAAAAGCCATCAATGCTTCAGGCGTGCTTTCGTCCCAGAAAATGTATTCGATGGCGACCGGCACGATTCGGGCGTGCGGCAGCCGACGAGCCAGATGCGCCAGGCCCGGCCTTAACTGCACGGGGCGAAGACGCGGGTCGGTGAACTGGCCTTCCGCTGTGATCCACAAAGCGGCATCGGGCTGTGCAAGAATCGCCTGACCGACTCGAAGCAACTTCGCCGCGCCGCGGGTGCTGTTCGGCTCGATGCCAAAAAAACCCAACCGCTCAAAGAATGCATATTTGCCAAGCATGGCCGCGTCGATGGGTGCGTAATGTTGACGTTGCGGGTACCGCTGCGTCGCGAGCAGCGCCAGCATCAACGGGTCCCACCAACTCGGATGGTTGACATAAAACACGACGGGCGTGTCCGACGGAAGATCGCAAGTCGACTCACGCAGTACCCGCACCGCATTGAATTGCTTGCCCACGTACCGACGAACGTAGCGCACGAACATTGCCAGCAGCCTTGGCGAGCGGCGCGGCAGGTTGGCATGGCGAGGTTGTGTGCGCGGTTGAGTCATTGCCGGATCAATCCCTGACGGCGCCGTGCCGTTGCTTTGCAGGCGTTCACGCCATCGCCTTCGTCTTCATCGTCGACTGTTTATCAACCACGGCGTCCTGATCCAGCACGTCGGCGGCGATCCAGCCGGACTGTAGCACCATCGGCATGCCGGGGCCGGGATGGGCCGCGCCGCCGGCGAGGTAAAGGCCCTTGATGCGATCGCTGCGATTGCCCGGCTTGAATGCGCCGGTCCATTTGCCGTGGCTGGCGAGGCCGTAGATCGCACCATTGAGAACGCGATACCTGTCGTGAATATCCTGCGGCGTCAGAGCGTGCTCGGTGACGATGCGCTCGCGGATGTCGGTCAGGCCGGCGGTGCGTTCGAGTTTGTCCAGAATGGTTTCGCGATACGCAGGCAGTAGCTTTGTCCAGTCGTGGTGCGGCCGAAGGTATGGCGTGTGAACCAGCACGTAGAGCGCTTCGCCGCCGGGCGGCGCGGAGGCAGGCTCGGTGCGGGCGGTTGCCGCGAGATAGCAGGTGGGGTCTGGCGCAGGCTCGCCTCGGCGATAGATGTAGTCGAACTCCTCATCCGGGTCGCGGCTGAATACGAAGTCGTGATGCGCCAGATGCGGATAAGCTTCGCGCAAACCCAGGTAAAGCACGACGCCGCTGCATGCAGGCTCGTATCGACTGAGCGCGTCGCGACCGAGGGCGTGGTTGCCCTGATGGTCGTGGCCATCGACGAGTTCGCGCATGGTACGCACGGCGTCCATGTTGGACACCACTGCACCACAAGCATGCACCTGTCCATCTTCGGTGATGACGGACTGGACACGGCCGGCCTGCGTGACTATGCGCGACACGCCCACGCCGGTGTGAATGCGCACCCCCAGGTCGACTGCCACCCGGGCCAGCGTTTCGGGCACGGCCCGCGTGCCGCCGATCGGATACCACACGCCCTCATTGACCTGCATGCTGGCGATGCCACAGAGGATGGTGGGCGAGGCGAACGGCGACGAGCCGACGTACTGCGTGAAGTGATCCAGCATCTGGGCCACCCGCTCATCGGGCACGTACTTGCGAATCGTGGCGGCGACGCTTCGGCCCATTCGCATACTCAGCACATCGCCGAGCGTGCGAGCATTGAACGAA contains:
- a CDS encoding lysophospholipid acyltransferase family protein; this encodes MTQPRTQPRHANLPRRSPRLLAMFVRYVRRYVGKQFNAVRVLRESTCDLPSDTPVVFYVNHPSWWDPLMLALLATQRYPQRQHYAPIDAAMLGKYAFFERLGFFGIEPNSTRGAAKLLRVGQAILAQPDAALWITAEGQFTDPRLRPVQLRPGLAHLARRLPHARIVPVAIEYIFWDESTPEALMAFGDPINTAEAAKQWDVTEWQRELAHRLERTMDRLATASQTRDPALFDNLLDGRRGIGGVYDLWRRCKAWARGQRFDPSHGGSSFDNDTKEAR
- a CDS encoding glycosyltransferase family 2 protein, whose protein sequence is MIWPVIGIVTVVLAMIPTLMLAVNLSNFQRAPKTKRNTDRQPTVSVLIPARDEADSIADCLREVLANEGVEMEVLVLDDRSTDGTDEVVSEIASHDSRVRLHRAPSLPAGWCGKQHACHVLARHARNDRLMWIDADIRLTPDAIERTVAFMDRSNAPLVSGFPYQVCRTWAEALVVPLIHIVLLGYLPLDRMRKSTSPGFAAGCGQMFMADRNTYHQVGGHAAIRATLHDGIMLPRTFRQAGHATDIFDAQDIARCRMYDSPAAVWQGFAKNATEGLATSVGIWVWSVLLFGGHVLPWLFAAIVFGFGVPADFRSSATVVLAGVALLLAVTSNTLAWWRFGHPWLSLLLRPIGVMMLLGIQWYAYSRKLIGQPVSWRGRSYAAS
- a CDS encoding phytoene desaturase family protein, with product MITTSTNASQLAKSDRDRVIVIGGGLAGLAAACTLAGRGYAVSLFESNAWVGGKACQLHDRGYRFDMGPTIVTMPKMLRRIFDEAGRNMDEELELVRLDPQWRCFFDSGDVLDLREQVQQMQQELKAFGLDEKQTRQYAAFIRYAERLHDISERFFFDKPIGSIGDMVSLGLSFNARTLGDVLSMRMGRSVAATIRKYVPDERVAQMLDHFTQYVGSSPFASPTILCGIASMQVNEGVWYPIGGTRAVPETLARVAVDLGVRIHTGVGVSRIVTQAGRVQSVITEDGQVHACGAVVSNMDAVRTMRELVDGHDHQGNHALGRDALSRYEPACSGVVLYLGLREAYPHLAHHDFVFSRDPDEEFDYIYRRGEPAPDPTCYLAATARTEPASAPPGGEALYVLVHTPYLRPHHDWTKLLPAYRETILDKLERTAGLTDIRERIVTEHALTPQDIHDRYRVLNGAIYGLASHGKWTGAFKPGNRSDRIKGLYLAGGAAHPGPGMPMVLQSGWIAADVLDQDAVVDKQSTMKTKAMA